Proteins from one Toxotes jaculatrix isolate fToxJac2 chromosome 13, fToxJac2.pri, whole genome shotgun sequence genomic window:
- the scamp3 gene encoding secretory carrier-associated membrane protein 3, with protein MSKYTSFPEPVEDHNPFQDPAVTQHSSNTGYATLDLYNPFDNTTGPPPPYEATSPSAPSVPAQTPPSRTTPTEPRNYGSYNTQTAVNATTAELLRKQEELEKKARELERRERELESHNLGPGATRQNNWPPLPSFCPVGPCFYQDINVEISQRFQRTVTIMYYFWMFCTCTLLFNLISSLAMFCVDPAGGVGLGLAILWGLLFTPCSFVCWYRPMYKAFRSDSSFNFFVFFFVFFAQVVMYVIMTIGIPGWGFSGWIVSLAALKTSIPVGAIMMMNAILFTAQTAMGVVMLKKVHSLYRQTDASFQKAQAEFATGVMSNQAVRQATVNAAQGAFTAPR; from the exons ATGTCAAAATACACAAGCTTTCCAGAGCCGGTGGAGGACCACAACCCTTTCCAG GACCCTGCAGTGActcaacacagcagcaacacggGATATGCAACACTGGACCTTTACAACCCGTTTGACAACACGACAGGG CCTCCACCACCGTATGAAgccacctctccctctgctccatcGGTGCCTGCGCAGACCCCACCCAGCAGGACAACACCTACTGAGCCTCGCAACTATGGCTCCTATAACACCCAG actgccGTGAATGCTACAACTGCGGAGCTCCtgaggaagcaggaggagctggagaagaaaGCCCgggagctggagaggagagagagggagctggagTCACACAACCTCGGACCTGGAGCCA CCCGTCAGAATAACTGGCCCCCACTGCCCTCATTCTGCCCTGTGGGCCCCTGCTTCTACCAAGACATCAATGTGGAGATCAGCCAGCGTTTCCAGCGCACGGTCACCATCATGTACTACTTCTGGATGT TCTGCACTTGCACGCTGCTCTTCAACCTGATCTCCTCCCTGGCAATGTTCTGCGTGGACCCCGCTGGTGGTGTTGGCCTGGGTCTCGCCATCCTGTGGGGGCTCCTCTTTACTCCCTGCTCCTTTGTCTGTTGGTACCGACCTATGTACAAAGCCTTCAG GAGTGACAGTTCCTTCaacttctttgtcttcttcttcgtTTTCTTTGCCCAAGTGGTCATGTACGTCATCATGACTATTGGCATCCCTGGTTGGGGTTTCAG TGGGTGGATCGTGAGCTTGGCTGCTCTGAAGACGAGCATCCCCGTTGGTGCGATCATGATGATGAATGCCATCCTCTTTACTGCCCAAACCGCCATGGGGGTTGTCATGCTGAAGAAG GTCCACAGTCTGTACAGGCAGACCGATGCCAGCTTCCAAAAGGCCCAGGCTGAGTTTGCCACTGGAGTCATGTCCAATCAGGCTGTACGCCAGGCCACTGTCAACGCTGCCCAGGGGGCCTTCACCGCACCTCGATAG
- the crabp2b gene encoding cellular retinoic acid-binding protein 2b — translation MEKKVTDFSGKWKMKSSENFEELLRALGVNVFLRKIAVTAASSPAVEITQQGESLSIKTSTSVRTTHVSFTVGQSFSETTVDGRPCTSFPKWETDSKISCEQTLQKGDGPKTAWTRELTNDGELILTMTAGDVVCTRVYERE, via the exons ATGGAGAAGAAAGTCACAGATTTCtcaggaaaatggaaaatgaagtcTTCGGAAAATTTCGAGGAACTTTTGAGAGCGCTGG gtgtgaatgtgttcctGAGGAAGATTGCAGTGACAGCGGCTTCCAGCCCAGCTGTGGAAATTACCCAGCAGGGAGAGAGTCTGTCCATCAAGACGTCCACCAGTGTCCGCACCACCCATGTCTCCTTCACTGTGGGTCAGTCCTTCAGTGAGACCACAGTGGATGGACGACCCTGCACG AGTTTTCCAAAGTGGGAAACGGATAGCAAGATCAGCTGTGAACAGACTTTACAGAAAGGCGATGGGCCCAAGACAGCGTGGACCCGAGAGCTGACCAACGATGGAGAACTGATACTG aCAATGACCGCCGGGGATGTTGTCTGCACCAGAGTTTATGAGAGGGAATGA
- the mrps21 gene encoding 28S ribosomal protein S21, mitochondrial, which translates to MARHIRFVARTVMVQDGDVDAAYKTLNRILTQEGIIDTVKRKRYYEKPCQERQRKNFENCRRIYHMEMARKLAFISRTNREDPWLGC; encoded by the exons ATGGCGAGGCATATTCGCTTTGTTGCTCGGACAGTGATGGTTCAAGACGGCGACGTCGATGCAGCGTACAAGACTTTAAACAG GATCCTGACTCAGGAAGGGATTATTGACACTGTGAAGCGGAAGCGCTACTACGAGAAACCCTGCCAAGAGCGACAGCGGAAGAACTTTGAGAACTGTAGGCGAATCTACCACATGGAAATGGCCAGGAAACTTGCCTTCATCTCCAGGACGAACAGAGAGGATCCCTGGCTTGGCTGCTAG